From Marivirga harenae, one genomic window encodes:
- a CDS encoding energy transducer TonB — MRNRYQYTERLSSLSEEEVVQYKDFKSILDKRTEHLHRRQEFRKKLLKAGVSIAILAAISTALILWEKPSSKMDEVVAIELQHTDKLILKNQSFKIEIPKSKQTVNPSLQSVPQISSEKETLKANREDRAWEEESSDNPDFQLGYERAVPIVGMDSLSKYLNTNLQYPEEVDKTEGVEGSVNVIFRISEAGEPTHIEIQNSLGKAFDEECIRLISKMPKWKPATRNGKAVDSRVSLQLSFKIDKENIEK, encoded by the coding sequence ATGAGAAATAGATATCAATATACCGAACGCTTATCCAGCCTGTCTGAGGAGGAAGTGGTTCAATACAAAGACTTTAAATCTATTTTGGACAAACGAACTGAACATTTGCACAGAAGACAAGAATTTCGAAAGAAGCTGTTGAAAGCAGGCGTTTCGATCGCAATCCTAGCTGCAATTTCTACGGCACTGATCCTTTGGGAGAAACCCTCATCTAAAATGGATGAAGTAGTCGCCATTGAACTTCAGCATACTGATAAATTGATACTAAAAAATCAATCATTTAAAATCGAAATACCTAAGTCCAAGCAAACTGTAAATCCAAGTTTACAGTCTGTACCTCAAATCTCATCTGAAAAGGAGACGCTGAAGGCAAATAGAGAGGATAGGGCATGGGAAGAGGAAAGCAGTGATAATCCGGATTTCCAACTGGGCTATGAAAGAGCAGTCCCAATTGTGGGAATGGATTCACTATCAAAATACTTGAATACCAATCTTCAATATCCCGAAGAAGTGGATAAAACCGAAGGCGTTGAAGGCTCTGTAAATGTAATCTTTAGAATTTCTGAAGCAGGAGAACCGACACATATTGAAATTCAGAATTCCTTAGGAAAGGCTTTCGATGAGGAATGCATTCGCTTGATTTCTAAGATGCCAAAATGGAAGCCAGCTACGAGAAATGGTAAAGCTGTGGACTCAAGAGTAAGCTTACAACTATCTTTTAAAATTGACAAAGAAAATATAGAGAAATGA
- a CDS encoding RNA polymerase sigma factor, giving the protein MNELIKYSEKLMQEASEEEWIERAKENPRWFEPLYDKYFALIFKFLFKRHADKAVSGEICSEVFFKALMKIKSYKDRGHPFSSWLYKIALNESNQFFRKQNLQRTIPIELLQSEIFFDEFPLEDSEQHLEQLKRAIKTLRPKELEVIELRFFNDLSFKEVGSVLNITENNAKVKCYRILDKLRIKMKVK; this is encoded by the coding sequence TTGAACGAACTGATAAAATATAGCGAAAAGTTAATGCAAGAAGCCTCTGAAGAAGAGTGGATCGAAAGGGCGAAGGAAAATCCGAGATGGTTTGAGCCTTTATACGACAAGTATTTTGCATTGATTTTTAAGTTCTTATTCAAAAGACATGCTGATAAGGCTGTAAGCGGGGAAATCTGCTCTGAAGTTTTCTTTAAGGCCTTGATGAAGATCAAATCCTACAAAGACCGTGGTCATCCTTTTTCTTCATGGTTGTATAAAATTGCTTTAAATGAATCCAACCAGTTCTTTCGAAAGCAAAACCTTCAAAGAACTATTCCTATAGAATTACTGCAGTCGGAAATTTTCTTCGATGAGTTCCCACTTGAAGATTCAGAACAACATTTAGAACAATTGAAAAGAGCTATCAAAACGCTAAGACCAAAAGAGCTGGAAGTAATCGAATTACGATTTTTTAACGATCTATCCTTTAAAGAGGTAGGATCTGTGCTGAATATTACAGAAAACAATGCAAAGGTTAAATGTTATCGAATTCTGGATAAGCTTAGAATAAAAATGAAAGTAAAATGA
- a CDS encoding 3D domain-containing protein: MLNSTNQIYLTLIVVALLTSCGPSGESDETEEKTEIQYDTIQVTSTAYNSVEAQTKKGNPAIAAWGDTLKPGMKAIAISRDFLKEGLLDHNSIIQIEGLEGSFKVLDKMNKRWTRKIDIYMGLDEQAARNWGKQQVEIYVPIEPEKTIKE, from the coding sequence ATGCTAAACTCTACTAATCAAATATATCTGACATTAATAGTTGTGGCATTGCTTACATCATGTGGTCCTTCAGGAGAATCGGATGAAACAGAAGAAAAAACCGAAATCCAGTATGACACTATTCAAGTTACTTCCACGGCTTATAACTCCGTTGAAGCACAAACAAAAAAAGGAAATCCTGCGATTGCCGCATGGGGAGATACTTTGAAACCTGGTATGAAAGCTATTGCTATTTCTAGAGATTTTCTAAAAGAGGGCCTATTGGATCATAATTCCATTATACAAATTGAAGGTTTGGAAGGTTCATTTAAAGTTTTGGATAAAATGAATAAGCGCTGGACTCGAAAAATTGATATTTACATGGGATTAGATGAACAGGCTGCTAGAAACTGGGGCAAACAGCAAGTTGAGATATATGTCCCTATTGAGCCTGAAAAAACAATAAAGGAGTAA
- the gltX gene encoding glutamate--tRNA ligase, whose amino-acid sequence MSQAVRVRFAPSPTGPLHIGGVRTALYNYLFAKKMGGQFILRIEDTDQNRYVDGAEDYIHQTLKWLGITPDESPWNDEGEVGPYRQSERKEIYAQYAQQLLDEDKAYYAFDTSEELDEMRERLKAARVDTPQYNAITRMQMKNSLTLSKEEVEAKLGAGEPYVIRLKVPRKEEVRLNDKVRGWVMVHSTQIDDKILMKSDGMPTYHLANVVDDHLMGITHVIRGEEWLPSAPLHVLLYQFLGWEDTMPEFAHLPLLLKPDGNGKLSKRDAEKHGFPIFPMEWKDPASGEFLAGFKEEGYLPDALLNFLAFLGWNPGNEQEIFNLKELIEAFTIERIGKAGAKFDIQKAKWFNEQYLKNKPNSELAEYLKKDAEANGIMVSQEKLERIVHALKERVTFPTEFWTQGQYFFQKPDSYDEKVVRKKWNADVDKALSLYADALDKVNHLDAGNAKATFSSVLEEEGIGMGKVMQSLRVSITGEAGGPDLMEIIEILGKQEITERIRLALDKLKDQISE is encoded by the coding sequence ATGAGTCAAGCTGTACGCGTACGTTTTGCCCCTAGTCCTACTGGCCCTCTGCATATAGGCGGAGTTAGAACGGCTTTATATAATTACCTATTTGCTAAAAAAATGGGAGGTCAATTCATCCTAAGAATTGAGGATACCGACCAAAACCGATATGTAGATGGAGCTGAAGATTATATTCATCAAACATTGAAATGGTTAGGGATAACCCCTGACGAAAGCCCATGGAATGATGAGGGTGAAGTTGGACCTTACCGACAAAGCGAGCGGAAAGAGATTTATGCCCAGTATGCCCAGCAATTATTAGATGAAGATAAGGCTTATTATGCTTTTGATACTTCGGAAGAGTTGGATGAAATGCGTGAGCGATTAAAAGCGGCCCGAGTGGACACTCCTCAATATAATGCCATCACTCGAATGCAAATGAAAAATTCCCTGACTTTATCAAAAGAGGAAGTAGAAGCCAAATTGGGAGCAGGTGAACCTTACGTGATCCGTCTAAAAGTCCCTAGAAAAGAAGAAGTACGTTTAAATGATAAAGTAAGAGGTTGGGTAATGGTTCATTCTACCCAAATAGATGATAAAATCTTAATGAAATCGGACGGGATGCCGACTTACCATCTAGCCAATGTGGTGGATGACCATTTGATGGGAATTACACATGTTATCCGTGGTGAGGAATGGTTGCCTTCTGCGCCTTTGCATGTTTTGCTATATCAATTTTTAGGTTGGGAAGATACCATGCCTGAATTTGCTCATTTACCTTTATTATTGAAACCTGATGGCAACGGGAAATTAAGTAAGCGTGATGCTGAAAAGCATGGGTTTCCCATTTTTCCAATGGAATGGAAAGATCCTGCATCTGGAGAATTTTTGGCAGGCTTTAAAGAAGAAGGTTATCTTCCCGATGCATTATTAAACTTCTTGGCATTCTTGGGTTGGAACCCAGGTAATGAACAAGAGATTTTTAATTTGAAAGAATTGATTGAAGCATTTACAATCGAAAGAATTGGAAAAGCAGGAGCTAAGTTTGATATCCAAAAAGCTAAATGGTTCAATGAACAATACCTAAAAAACAAGCCCAATTCAGAACTAGCGGAATATCTTAAGAAAGATGCTGAGGCCAATGGGATTATGGTTTCTCAAGAGAAATTAGAGCGAATTGTTCATGCATTGAAAGAAAGGGTGACTTTCCCAACTGAGTTTTGGACACAAGGTCAATATTTCTTCCAAAAGCCGGATAGCTATGATGAAAAAGTGGTCCGTAAAAAGTGGAATGCTGATGTTGATAAAGCTCTAAGTTTATATGCAGATGCGTTGGACAAAGTAAATCATTTAGATGCAGGAAATGCCAAGGCTACTTTTTCTTCTGTTCTAGAGGAAGAAGGAATAGGCATGGGGAAAGTCATGCAATCACTTAGAGTTAGCATTACTGGCGAAGCAGGTGGACCTGATTTAATGGAGATTATTGAGATTTTAGGCAAGCAAGAAATAACAGAAAGGATCCGTTTAGCGTTAGATAAGCTAAAGGACCAAATTTCTGAATAA
- a CDS encoding DinB family protein: protein MQNDRYIDYADYNIWANNRFIESLSKHEEDLLSQQIESSFPSIMKTIFHIWMAEMGWLSRLEGYGWETSKIINFSGNANEMFKAWQSTSLSFKEFVENTDLEQKLDFEHKGESFSIPFREIAQTVFNHGSYHRGQLVMMMRQLGITDIPKTDYIEWVREKARANR, encoded by the coding sequence ATGCAAAACGACAGATACATAGACTATGCCGATTACAATATTTGGGCAAACAACAGATTTATTGAGAGTCTCTCAAAACATGAGGAAGATTTGCTTAGTCAACAAATAGAATCCAGTTTTCCGAGCATCATGAAAACAATTTTTCATATCTGGATGGCTGAAATGGGTTGGCTTTCTAGGCTAGAAGGATATGGTTGGGAAACATCCAAAATCATAAACTTTTCAGGAAATGCAAATGAAATGTTTAAGGCTTGGCAGTCAACTTCTCTAAGCTTTAAAGAATTCGTAGAAAATACAGATTTAGAACAAAAGCTTGATTTTGAGCATAAAGGAGAATCATTTTCAATTCCATTTCGAGAAATAGCGCAAACTGTTTTTAACCATGGAAGCTACCATAGAGGTCAACTGGTAATGATGATGCGTCAGTTGGGCATTACCGATATTCCTAAAACTGATTATATTGAATGGGTTAGGGAAAAAGCAAGAGCAAATCGGTAA
- a CDS encoding choice-of-anchor Q domain-containing protein: protein MKRLNKAFILIFFGVLFTGLASCSYEPEPTTDPVDLTFSTDTLQFDTLFAERLSITKRLKIKNPSKEAVTISSIGLRNQNTAFQLTLNGRTQSSFSDQLLLAEDSLLLLISANIDQGDENNPFVIRDYLEVVNQENSQSVVFEAWGQNAHYLSDTILDCSARWNAEKPYVLSGTIQVDSSCMLSIEPGTRIYSATQTFIVVNGSLQAEGSIEEPIVFTNDRLDEPFATAAGQWGGIVFLEDSKDNYFKHTTIKNALFGVNLNIFNPDNEPDLIMENCFVGNMALSSVISLNSDFEAINSVFYNTASGTVSHTGGGSAYYTHCTIANYFNVAREDPAAFFSDLAFDNDDNEILAPLEVQLLNNIIYGRITDEIQFFEQQEGNLNFSFSHNLFRSSISVLSENNSIRNQVPEFVEVNDADFRLQENSPAIDGALPTNITTDIQGESRGATPDIGAYEFVEIEE, encoded by the coding sequence ATGAAACGGCTTAATAAGGCCTTTATATTGATTTTTTTTGGAGTTTTGTTTACTGGATTGGCCTCGTGTTCATATGAACCTGAGCCAACAACAGATCCCGTAGATCTCACATTTTCTACAGACACTTTACAGTTTGACACTCTGTTTGCCGAAAGACTGAGCATTACAAAAAGGCTTAAAATCAAAAACCCCTCTAAAGAGGCGGTCACGATTTCTTCCATTGGGCTGAGAAATCAGAACACTGCTTTTCAACTTACCTTGAACGGAAGAACGCAATCTTCATTTTCCGATCAGCTGTTATTGGCGGAAGATAGTCTTCTACTGTTGATTTCCGCCAATATTGATCAAGGAGATGAAAACAACCCCTTTGTGATAAGAGATTATTTAGAAGTAGTTAATCAAGAAAATTCTCAATCTGTAGTTTTTGAAGCCTGGGGTCAGAATGCACATTATTTATCCGACACAATTTTGGATTGTAGTGCTCGATGGAATGCGGAAAAGCCTTATGTATTATCAGGCACCATCCAAGTTGATTCTTCATGTATGTTGAGTATTGAACCGGGAACTAGAATTTATAGTGCTACACAAACCTTTATTGTTGTAAATGGAAGTTTACAAGCCGAGGGAAGTATAGAAGAACCCATTGTATTCACTAACGATAGGTTGGACGAGCCTTTTGCCACTGCTGCAGGCCAATGGGGTGGCATTGTGTTTTTGGAGGATAGTAAAGATAATTATTTCAAACACACTACAATTAAAAATGCTCTTTTTGGTGTAAACCTAAACATATTCAATCCGGATAACGAGCCAGATTTAATCATGGAGAATTGCTTTGTAGGTAATATGGCCTTATCATCAGTCATTTCCTTAAACAGTGATTTTGAAGCGATTAATTCTGTTTTTTACAATACTGCTTCAGGAACGGTTTCCCATACTGGCGGAGGGAGTGCCTATTACACTCATTGTACCATTGCTAATTACTTTAATGTAGCCCGCGAAGATCCGGCCGCTTTCTTTTCTGATTTGGCTTTTGATAATGATGATAATGAAATTTTAGCCCCATTGGAAGTTCAATTGTTAAACAACATTATTTACGGCCGAATAACAGACGAAATCCAATTTTTCGAACAGCAAGAAGGGAACTTGAATTTTTCTTTTTCGCATAATTTATTCAGAAGTAGTATATCAGTTTTAAGTGAGAATAATTCAATCCGCAACCAAGTGCCCGAATTTGTGGAAGTAAATGACGCGGATTTCCGTTTGCAAGAGAATTCACCTGCCATTGATGGCGCTTTACCGACTAATATTACTACCGATATCCAAGGTGAAAGTAGAGGTGCTACTCCAGATATTGGGGCTTATGAGTTTGTTGAAATTGAGGAGTAA
- the prfA gene encoding peptide chain release factor 1, producing MLDRLERMKERFQEVGQLMVQPDAMADMKKFTELSKEYADLEKVVEVYDQYTKVLDDIKQAKNILETEKEPEFREMAKMELEELKPEKEKLEDELKKILIPKDPNDSKNAVLEIRAGTGGDEAAIFAGDLYKMYQRFCDKNGLNLTVLDLTFGTAGGYKEIISTVTGKNAYGTLKYESGVHRVQRVPQTETQGRVHTSAATVAVLPEIDDVEVEIDMNDVRKDTYCSSGPGGQSVNTTYSAVRLTHEPTGLVVTCQDQKSQIKNFEKALKVLRSRLYEIELAKQNEEVGAQRRSIVRSGDRSDKIRTYNYPQGRVTDHRINYTVHNLPNIMNGEIEDLVENLQIAENASKMDETA from the coding sequence ATGTTAGACAGATTAGAAAGAATGAAGGAACGCTTTCAGGAAGTGGGCCAATTAATGGTGCAACCTGATGCTATGGCGGACATGAAAAAGTTTACCGAGCTCAGCAAAGAGTATGCTGATTTGGAAAAAGTAGTGGAGGTGTATGATCAGTATACCAAAGTGCTGGACGACATCAAACAAGCTAAGAACATTTTGGAGACCGAAAAGGAGCCGGAGTTTAGGGAAATGGCCAAAATGGAATTAGAGGAACTAAAACCTGAGAAGGAAAAGCTCGAAGATGAACTGAAAAAAATACTGATTCCTAAAGACCCTAATGATTCAAAAAATGCTGTTTTGGAAATTAGAGCTGGAACGGGTGGAGACGAAGCGGCCATTTTTGCAGGCGATTTATATAAAATGTACCAACGATTTTGCGATAAAAATGGATTGAATTTGACCGTTTTGGATTTGACCTTTGGGACTGCCGGTGGTTATAAGGAAATTATCAGTACGGTTACAGGCAAAAATGCTTATGGAACCTTAAAATATGAGTCAGGTGTGCATCGGGTTCAAAGAGTGCCCCAAACCGAAACTCAAGGTAGAGTTCATACTTCTGCGGCCACCGTAGCAGTATTGCCTGAAATTGATGATGTGGAAGTTGAAATTGACATGAATGATGTAAGAAAAGATACTTATTGTTCTTCCGGACCGGGTGGACAATCTGTAAATACGACTTATTCTGCCGTGCGATTGACACACGAACCGACTGGATTGGTGGTCACATGTCAAGACCAAAAATCTCAAATTAAAAACTTCGAAAAAGCACTAAAAGTATTGCGTTCTCGTTTGTACGAAATTGAGCTTGCAAAGCAAAATGAAGAAGTTGGTGCTCAAAGAAGAAGCATTGTAAGAAGCGGTGACAGATCTGACAAAATCAGAACTTACAACTACCCACAAGGACGGGTGACCGATCATAGAATAAATTATACAGTTCATAATTTACCCAATATCATGAATGGTGAAATCGAAGACCTTGTTGAAAATTTACAGATTGCCGAAAATGCCAGCAAAATGGATGAAACGGCTTAA
- a CDS encoding YfiR family protein, whose product MHHLKIVFIFFVFLFVAKDSIGQEKNYRFHKVFFYSFTKYIDWPEEKKKGDFVIAVIGDSEIIPLLEEMAEIKKVGERNIKIVKLDKVNKGEFYHIVFVPSEKAQNFASIKTNLNGQPCLLVTESEGMARNGSMINFKDVDGKLRFEVNTTTLEKSGLKMSQELTRFGEEIN is encoded by the coding sequence ATGCACCACTTAAAAATCGTTTTCATATTTTTCGTTTTCCTTTTTGTTGCAAAGGATAGCATTGGTCAAGAAAAAAACTATCGGTTCCACAAGGTATTTTTCTACAGTTTTACAAAATATATTGATTGGCCTGAGGAAAAAAAGAAAGGGGATTTTGTGATCGCAGTAATAGGAGACTCAGAGATTATCCCCTTATTGGAAGAAATGGCAGAAATCAAGAAAGTGGGAGAGAGAAATATAAAGATAGTTAAGCTTGATAAAGTCAATAAAGGGGAGTTTTATCATATCGTATTTGTGCCATCGGAAAAAGCTCAAAATTTTGCCAGTATAAAAACCAACCTCAATGGACAGCCCTGTTTGTTGGTTACTGAATCAGAAGGGATGGCACGCAACGGATCTATGATTAATTTTAAAGATGTAGATGGAAAATTGAGATTTGAAGTGAATACCACGACATTGGAAAAGTCAGGATTAAAAATGTCTCAAGAACTGACCCGTTTTGGGGAAGAAATAAATTAA
- a CDS encoding GAF domain-containing protein, whose protein sequence is MKNFRFTIGNKILGGFITLILIFIVYAGITIFTVTQNSNLTQTNSNVIKPSLSSIKDFNLLIVKSKMFVTNWVYLQGNETNKDSLRSIHSEQYPALKEEITALKEKWDNEEQRLEMDTIFTEFEQLMDVQKGIMESLMTFEDYEDPIVKFMASESIDGEVIPQTDSVISHLNIILDEKQKESEQYEAEVLDSSQSLKNTSIILGVVFVILGLIGAFWLASSITRPVNYIKDIIVKLGQGILPEDNERKFGNDEIGEMAVAVGQLVDGLKETSYFAENIGNGKYDSDYQPLSEEDVLGNALINMRGNLRKVAEEDKKRNWTTEGLAMFGDILRKNNDNISLLSDDIISNLVKYTKSNQGGIFVINREDDDDPFLELTACYAWDKKKYLEQKIYEGEGLTGQAWLEAETIYMTEVPQDYVMITSGLGEANPNSILIVPLKVNEEIYGIIELASFNEFAEHEREFVEKIAENIASTISSVKINERTSKLLEESREMTEQMRSQEEEMRQNMEELQATQEEMERGQREREDKEKIINYTNMMVELDKSFYINSINNITSDKLGYSSSDLSGTEITKIIESKDAYKTMKSALEANKTWSGIIQLKHKDGSIVNSQFSCGPLSGQESGGSSYLMIGSIISNDELI, encoded by the coding sequence ATGAAAAACTTTCGATTTACGATTGGTAATAAAATACTCGGTGGGTTTATCACCCTTATATTAATTTTTATAGTATATGCCGGAATCACAATTTTCACAGTTACTCAGAATAGTAATTTAACCCAAACCAATTCTAATGTTATAAAGCCTTCACTATCGAGCATTAAGGATTTTAACCTTCTGATTGTAAAATCAAAAATGTTTGTGACCAACTGGGTATATCTTCAGGGCAACGAGACAAATAAAGATAGTTTACGGTCAATTCATTCTGAACAATATCCGGCTCTGAAAGAAGAAATAACAGCCTTGAAGGAAAAATGGGATAATGAGGAGCAGAGGCTGGAGATGGATACTATTTTTACTGAATTTGAACAGTTAATGGATGTTCAAAAAGGAATAATGGAAAGTTTAATGACTTTTGAAGATTATGAAGACCCGATTGTTAAATTCATGGCTTCTGAATCAATAGACGGGGAAGTGATTCCTCAAACTGACTCTGTTATATCTCACTTGAATATCATATTAGATGAAAAGCAGAAGGAGTCAGAACAATACGAAGCAGAAGTTTTGGACTCTTCCCAAAGCCTGAAAAACACTTCGATTATTTTGGGAGTAGTATTCGTGATTCTAGGATTAATTGGCGCATTCTGGTTGGCTTCATCCATAACACGGCCTGTTAATTACATTAAAGACATTATTGTTAAATTAGGCCAAGGAATACTGCCTGAAGACAATGAAAGGAAGTTTGGTAATGATGAAATTGGTGAAATGGCCGTAGCAGTTGGTCAATTAGTTGATGGCCTTAAAGAAACCTCATATTTCGCTGAAAATATTGGTAACGGAAAATACGATTCAGACTATCAGCCATTGAGTGAGGAAGATGTCCTAGGAAATGCCCTTATTAACATGCGAGGCAACCTCAGAAAAGTGGCTGAAGAAGATAAAAAGAGAAACTGGACAACTGAAGGTTTAGCCATGTTTGGAGATATCCTAAGGAAGAATAATGACAATATTTCTCTTCTATCCGATGACATTATTTCGAACTTGGTAAAGTATACTAAATCCAATCAAGGTGGTATTTTTGTTATCAATAGAGAGGATGATGACGACCCATTTCTGGAACTAACTGCTTGTTATGCTTGGGACAAAAAGAAGTATTTAGAACAAAAAATTTATGAAGGCGAAGGCTTAACTGGTCAAGCTTGGCTAGAGGCTGAGACCATTTATATGACGGAAGTTCCTCAAGACTATGTAATGATTACTTCTGGTCTAGGGGAAGCGAATCCGAACAGTATCTTAATAGTTCCTCTGAAAGTAAATGAAGAGATTTACGGAATTATTGAATTGGCTTCATTCAACGAGTTTGCAGAGCACGAAAGAGAATTTGTTGAAAAAATTGCTGAGAATATTGCCTCAACTATTTCATCTGTAAAAATCAATGAGAGAACTTCTAAATTACTTGAAGAATCAAGAGAAATGACCGAACAGATGCGCTCCCAAGAGGAGGAAATGCGGCAAAACATGGAAGAACTCCAAGCCACACAAGAGGAAATGGAGAGAGGTCAACGTGAGCGAGAAGATAAAGAGAAGATCATTAATTATACCAATATGATGGTAGAATTGGATAAGTCTTTTTACATAAACAGCATAAATAATATTACTTCTGATAAACTGGGGTATTCTTCTTCTGACTTAAGTGGAACAGAAATCACCAAAATCATTGAGTCTAAAGATGCTTATAAAACAATGAAAAGTGCTTTAGAAGCAAATAAAACATGGTCTGGAATAATTCAATTAAAGCATAAAGATGGATCAATTGTTAATTCGCAATTCTCTTGCGGACCATTAAGCGGTCAAGAATCTGGTGGAAGTAGTTATTTAATGATTGGCTCCATAATTTCGAATGATGAATTGATTTAG
- a CDS encoding Tll0287-like domain-containing protein, which translates to MKLIFRFSYVFFAILVWSCGFSTEKRRPQEIQESQEERAVKKVSEADIINKTKYLGDSISQKVGGVFMAKISEEYADGGFKAAAKFCSMNAYPLTDSLAKEYKVFLKRVSNKYRNPNNAPSEMEKGILEAYEYSIEQGDKLGSNVQFIRPGDTILYNNPIRIPSEFCLNCHGSQDQISEEVQAILKDEYPNDKATGYELGDLRGMWSLKFLKKEIVQSL; encoded by the coding sequence ATGAAACTAATTTTCCGATTTTCATATGTCTTTTTTGCAATTTTAGTGTGGTCATGCGGTTTCTCTACTGAAAAAAGAAGGCCTCAAGAAATTCAAGAGAGCCAAGAAGAACGAGCAGTAAAAAAAGTGTCGGAGGCAGACATCATTAACAAAACCAAATACTTAGGCGACTCTATTAGCCAAAAAGTCGGTGGAGTTTTTATGGCCAAGATATCTGAAGAATATGCTGATGGCGGTTTCAAGGCTGCTGCCAAGTTTTGTAGCATGAACGCCTACCCTTTGACTGACAGCTTAGCTAAGGAGTATAAAGTATTTCTCAAAAGAGTTAGTAACAAATATAGAAATCCTAATAATGCTCCTTCAGAAATGGAAAAAGGGATTTTAGAAGCTTACGAATATTCTATCGAACAGGGAGATAAACTAGGCTCAAACGTGCAATTTATTAGACCAGGAGACACAATATTATATAACAATCCTATTCGAATACCTTCTGAATTTTGTTTAAACTGCCATGGTTCTCAAGATCAGATTTCAGAAGAGGTACAGGCTATTCTAAAGGATGAATATCCTAATGATAAAGCTACAGGATACGAGCTGGGAGATTTAAGAGGAATGTGGAGTCTGAAGTTTTTAAAAAAGGAAATTGTACAATCTTTATAG
- a CDS encoding sigma-70 family RNA polymerase sigma factor, which produces MNPDLIQQFYEDYHKRLISFAKAILHSQMDAEEAVHNVFRKLWDSEKLTAIKNPYSYLIQCAKHEAYAMMAKEKNVQEVNYHFYKNQTEDIPHFQSREDFFPLIPKAIDSLPPKCQKIMRLKLDDGLTHAEISEYLQLSEKTVENQVTIAFKKIRKYLDKN; this is translated from the coding sequence TTGAACCCAGACCTAATTCAGCAATTTTACGAAGACTATCACAAGCGACTAATAAGTTTCGCAAAAGCAATATTGCATTCACAAATGGATGCTGAAGAAGCAGTCCATAATGTATTTCGCAAACTTTGGGATTCTGAAAAGCTAACAGCAATTAAAAATCCTTATTCCTATCTTATTCAATGCGCAAAACATGAAGCCTATGCGATGATGGCGAAAGAAAAGAATGTGCAAGAAGTCAATTATCACTTTTACAAAAATCAAACTGAAGATATTCCTCATTTTCAGTCACGAGAAGACTTTTTTCCATTAATTCCAAAAGCTATTGATTCATTGCCACCCAAATGCCAAAAAATCATGCGACTAAAGCTTGATGACGGATTAACACATGCTGAAATTTCAGAATACTTGCAGCTCAGTGAGAAGACTGTGGAAAATCAGGTAACCATAGCGTTTAAGAAAATTAGAAAATATTTAGATAAAAATTAG
- a CDS encoding FecR domain-containing protein, which produces MNHTYKQIWNYLEGKLSTKEEDELMDWIGESERNTVFFDQTVQDFNQFNQLSPAQKPNLKWYWAAASLLVIISVSIILFKSVPTKDALRDISLVDGSELVLAKNTQFEFDSLSFSKTKWIKINGTAQIRTPQETHLLVETQSGYLIMEGKSSLQIQTLKNNDIKVLVSRGKIRWLNPSSSGEEISMMSGEKVVFKNDGKTILLNSSEKRQNSLLIFDNYMNL; this is translated from the coding sequence ATGAATCATACATATAAACAAATATGGAACTACTTAGAGGGTAAACTATCAACAAAGGAGGAGGATGAGTTGATGGATTGGATAGGTGAATCTGAAAGAAACACTGTGTTTTTTGATCAAACGGTTCAAGATTTTAATCAGTTCAACCAGCTTTCTCCTGCCCAAAAACCCAATTTAAAATGGTATTGGGCAGCCGCTAGTTTGCTAGTAATCATATCTGTCTCCATAATTTTGTTTAAATCAGTTCCAACCAAGGATGCACTACGAGATATAAGCTTGGTTGATGGAAGTGAGCTCGTTTTAGCTAAAAATACTCAATTTGAATTTGACTCCTTAAGCTTTAGCAAAACGAAATGGATTAAAATTAATGGAACTGCACAAATCAGAACTCCACAAGAGACTCACCTTTTAGTAGAAACGCAAAGTGGATACTTGATAATGGAGGGTAAATCCAGCCTTCAAATCCAGACTTTAAAAAATAACGACATAAAAGTACTTGTGTCCAGAGGAAAAATCAGGTGGTTAAACCCCAGCTCTTCGGGAGAAGAAATCAGCATGATGAGTGGAGAAAAAGTAGTGTTTAAAAACGATGGAAAAACAATTTTACTTAATTCTTCTGAAAAGCGACAAAATTCGCTGTTAATATTTGATAACTATATGAACCTATAA